In Quadrisphaera sp. DSM 44207, one DNA window encodes the following:
- a CDS encoding alpha/beta fold hydrolase, with amino-acid sequence MLAPGERRTGSVDVDGHRVAVEVRGAEGAGERAGAPGGQPPLLLVNGVGGGRSLWEPLRAHLPPGTATIAYDAPGCGASEPARGLLSVRGHARVAAAALAWAGARRADVLGFSFGGMVAQQLALDAPGSVRRLVLVATGLGVGSVPGSPLAYALLAAPRMADPQWLRSAAPWVFGGRIARAGRDAARHAAHFAEPVHPPSYVGQLQAALGWSSLPWLGRLRQPTLVVAGDEDPLVPACNARLLAALIPSARAHVVRGGGHLALVDSPEEVAPVLTRFLTAAAPERVGAGRA; translated from the coding sequence GTGCTGGCGCCCGGAGAGCGCCGCACGGGCTCCGTCGACGTCGACGGCCACCGCGTCGCCGTCGAGGTGCGCGGGGCAGAGGGTGCAGGGGAGCGGGCGGGCGCCCCCGGCGGGCAGCCGCCGCTGCTCCTCGTCAACGGCGTCGGCGGAGGCCGGTCGCTGTGGGAGCCGCTGCGCGCCCACCTGCCGCCCGGCACCGCGACCATCGCCTACGACGCCCCCGGGTGCGGCGCCAGCGAGCCCGCCCGGGGCCTGCTGTCCGTGCGCGGCCACGCCCGCGTCGCCGCCGCCGCCCTGGCCTGGGCCGGGGCGCGGCGGGCCGACGTGCTCGGCTTCTCCTTCGGGGGCATGGTCGCGCAGCAGCTCGCCCTCGACGCGCCCGGCAGCGTCCGCCGGCTCGTCCTCGTCGCCACGGGCCTCGGCGTCGGGTCGGTGCCCGGCAGCCCGCTGGCCTACGCGCTGCTCGCCGCGCCGCGCATGGCCGACCCCCAGTGGCTGCGCTCCGCGGCGCCCTGGGTCTTCGGGGGCCGCATCGCGCGCGCCGGGCGCGACGCGGCCCGCCACGCCGCCCACTTCGCCGAGCCCGTGCACCCGCCCTCGTACGTGGGGCAGCTGCAGGCGGCGCTGGGGTGGTCGAGCCTGCCCTGGCTCGGTCGGCTGCGGCAGCCGACCCTCGTGGTCGCCGGCGACGAGGACCCGCTGGTGCCGGCGTGCAACGCCCGCCTGCTGGCGGCGCTGATCCCCTCGGCCCGGGCGCACGTCGTGCGCGGCGGGGGCCACCTGGCCCTGGTCGACAGCCCCGAGGAGGTCGCGCCGGTGCTCACCCGCTTCCTCACCGCCGCCGCCCCCGAGCGGGTGGGCGCCGGCCGCGCGTGA
- a CDS encoding helix-turn-helix domain-containing protein, which yields MDVEEPWRTQASALGSFIRAQRRLADLSLRELATMTQVSNAYLSQVERGLHQPSVRVLGAIAAALDVPAHELLAEAGFGGRPRAGAPGPGADGTDGAGGARTDERTDRGTTQGTTRPPSTEAAILADPALTPEQQQALLGVYRSFVARS from the coding sequence GTGGACGTCGAGGAGCCGTGGCGGACCCAGGCATCCGCGCTGGGGTCGTTCATCCGCGCGCAGCGGCGGCTGGCCGACCTCTCCCTGCGCGAGCTCGCGACGATGACGCAGGTCTCGAACGCCTACCTGAGCCAGGTCGAGCGGGGGCTGCACCAGCCCTCGGTGCGGGTGCTCGGCGCCATCGCCGCGGCGCTCGACGTCCCGGCGCACGAGCTGCTGGCCGAGGCCGGCTTCGGAGGGCGCCCGCGCGCCGGCGCCCCCGGGCCCGGCGCGGACGGCACCGACGGCGCGGGCGGCGCGCGCACGGACGAGCGCACGGACCGGGGCACGACCCAGGGCACGACCCGCCCGCCGTCGACCGAGGCGGCGATCCTCGCGGACCCGGCCCTGACCCCCGAGCAGCAGCAGGCCCTGCTCGGCGTCTACCGCAGCTTCGTGGCCCGCTCCTAG
- a CDS encoding alpha/beta hydrolase, translating into MSERTRSSDGRPGAAQRERAEEAVDAATRVVPGADLVGQFDPGSFGPAVVGMGQRLAASPWETSAALWRYATGVTQATTAALLRAAGQDVEGPAGTPPKDKRFADPTWESNPWYWSLRQQHLLLERLVGDLVGVADLERGRREKAEFLLRQLVDAAAPTNTLWGNPAALKRAYETGGQSLVKGARTFVEDLATHGGQPRQTVPGQFTVGEDLAATPGKVVFRNELMELIQYSPQTDQVREIPLLFSPPWINKYYMMDLAPGRSLVEWAVQHELTVFAISYRNPDESMRGVSFDDYLISGPRQAIDVIQDITGAEAVNVIGLCLGGTLTMATLAYLASTGDRRVRTGTLLNTLVDFSEPGALGVFTDRSTVERLERRMERTGFLAGNDMRATFDLLRSNDLIWNYVVNNWLMGQDPPPFDLLAWNDDSTRMPAGMHSFYLRSCYLDNELVRGQMELAGQRIDLGAVTEDLYFVAAEQDHIAPWRSVYRGALAPKGDVRFVLSNSGHIAGVVNPPNPKSKHWVLESGEVPPDPDEWRARATEHRASWWEDWTPWISERSGELREPPPTGSARYPAQEDAPGKYVHDR; encoded by the coding sequence GTGAGCGAGCGGACCCGGTCCTCGGACGGGCGGCCCGGGGCCGCCCAGCGCGAGCGCGCCGAGGAGGCCGTCGACGCGGCGACCAGGGTGGTGCCCGGCGCCGACCTGGTCGGCCAGTTCGACCCCGGCTCCTTCGGCCCGGCCGTGGTGGGCATGGGGCAGCGGCTCGCCGCCTCCCCGTGGGAGACGAGCGCCGCCCTGTGGCGCTACGCGACCGGGGTGACGCAGGCCACCACCGCGGCGCTGCTGCGCGCCGCCGGCCAGGACGTCGAGGGGCCGGCCGGCACCCCGCCGAAGGACAAGCGCTTCGCCGACCCCACGTGGGAGAGCAACCCCTGGTACTGGTCGCTGCGCCAGCAGCACCTGCTCCTCGAGCGGCTCGTCGGCGACCTGGTCGGGGTCGCCGACCTCGAGCGCGGACGGCGGGAGAAGGCCGAGTTCCTCCTGCGCCAGCTCGTCGACGCGGCCGCGCCGACGAACACGCTGTGGGGCAACCCGGCCGCCCTGAAGCGGGCCTACGAGACCGGCGGGCAGAGCCTGGTCAAGGGCGCGCGCACCTTCGTCGAGGACCTCGCCACGCACGGCGGCCAGCCCCGCCAGACGGTCCCCGGCCAGTTCACCGTGGGCGAGGACCTCGCCGCGACGCCGGGCAAGGTCGTCTTCCGCAACGAGCTCATGGAGCTGATCCAGTACTCGCCGCAGACGGACCAGGTGCGGGAGATCCCGCTGCTGTTCAGCCCGCCGTGGATCAACAAGTACTACATGATGGACCTCGCCCCGGGGCGCAGCCTCGTGGAGTGGGCGGTGCAGCACGAGCTGACGGTCTTCGCGATCAGCTACCGCAACCCCGACGAGTCGATGCGGGGCGTCAGCTTCGACGACTACCTGATCTCCGGCCCGCGGCAGGCGATCGACGTCATCCAGGACATCACGGGCGCGGAGGCGGTCAACGTCATCGGCCTGTGCCTGGGCGGCACCCTGACCATGGCCACGCTGGCGTACCTGGCCTCCACCGGTGACCGCCGGGTGCGCACGGGCACGCTGCTGAACACCCTGGTCGACTTCTCCGAGCCGGGGGCGCTGGGCGTCTTCACGGACCGCTCCACCGTCGAGCGCCTCGAGCGGCGGATGGAGCGGACGGGGTTCCTGGCGGGCAACGACATGCGCGCGACGTTCGACCTGCTGCGCAGCAACGACCTGATCTGGAACTACGTCGTCAACAACTGGCTCATGGGCCAGGACCCGCCGCCGTTCGACCTGCTGGCGTGGAACGACGACTCCACCCGCATGCCCGCGGGCATGCACTCGTTCTACCTGCGCTCGTGCTACCTCGACAACGAGCTCGTGCGCGGGCAGATGGAGCTCGCCGGCCAGCGGATCGACCTCGGCGCGGTGACGGAGGACCTGTACTTCGTCGCGGCGGAGCAGGACCACATCGCCCCGTGGCGCTCGGTCTACAGGGGCGCGCTGGCGCCCAAGGGCGACGTGCGGTTCGTGCTGTCGAACTCCGGGCACATCGCCGGCGTCGTCAACCCGCCCAACCCCAAGTCGAAGCACTGGGTGCTGGAGTCCGGGGAGGTGCCGCCCGACCCGGACGAGTGGCGCGCGCGGGCCACCGAGCACCGGGCCAGCTGGTGGGAGGACTGGACGCCCTGGATCTCCGAGCGGTCGGGCGAGCTGCGCGAGCCCCCGCCGACGGGCAGCGCGCGCTACCCCGCGCAGGAGGACGCCCCCGGCAAGTACGTGCACGACCGCTGA
- a CDS encoding alpha/beta fold hydrolase, which translates to MTTRSEPLPQLPPLHVHREGTGPALVALPGIGSTWEEFRSLLPLLARRYDVLALDLPGQGDSPPLPPGRTSDVAGLTDAVEAELDQRGVALPHVLGVSLGGRVALELARRGRARSVVAIGPTGPVTPPERGFQAALLGLSRLVYGAASPVADRLAQPAAVRTLALFPLRARGWRASPEEAAALVRAMGRGDDFWRQLRWAILPEGQLDYRAVRCPVRIAQGSADVLSLGQALRLAALVPGARFSWLPFAGHSSVGDVPEQVAALVDDAAAAADEPPVQQAQQAPGEPDAAGVSGERP; encoded by the coding sequence GTGACCACCCGCTCAGAGCCGCTCCCGCAGCTGCCGCCCCTGCACGTGCACCGCGAGGGCACCGGCCCGGCGCTCGTGGCGCTGCCGGGCATCGGGAGCACGTGGGAGGAGTTCCGCTCCCTGCTCCCGCTGCTCGCCCGGCGCTACGACGTCCTCGCTCTCGACCTGCCCGGACAGGGCGACTCACCGCCCCTGCCTCCTGGCCGCACGTCGGACGTCGCGGGGCTGACCGACGCGGTGGAGGCGGAGCTGGACCAGCGCGGCGTGGCGCTGCCGCACGTGCTCGGCGTGTCGCTGGGGGGTCGCGTGGCCCTCGAGCTCGCCCGGCGCGGCCGCGCCCGCTCCGTGGTGGCCATCGGGCCGACGGGGCCCGTCACGCCGCCCGAGCGCGGCTTCCAGGCGGCGCTGCTCGGCCTCTCCCGCCTCGTCTACGGCGCGGCCAGCCCGGTGGCGGACCGGCTGGCGCAGCCGGCGGCGGTGCGGACCCTCGCCCTGTTCCCGCTGCGGGCGCGCGGGTGGCGGGCCTCCCCGGAGGAGGCCGCCGCGCTCGTGCGGGCGATGGGCCGGGGGGACGACTTCTGGCGCCAGCTGCGCTGGGCGATCCTCCCCGAGGGCCAGCTGGACTACCGCGCGGTGCGCTGCCCCGTGCGGATCGCCCAGGGATCCGCCGACGTGCTCTCCCTGGGCCAGGCGCTGCGGCTCGCGGCGCTCGTGCCGGGCGCCCGCTTCTCGTGGCTGCCCTTCGCCGGCCACAGCAGCGTCGGGGACGTGCCCGAGCAGGTGGCGGCGCTCGTCGACGACGCGGCCGCGGCCGCCGACGAGCCGCCCGTGCAGCAGGCGCAGCAGGCGCCGGGCGAGCCGGACGCCGCCGGGGTCAGCGGCGAGCGGCCCTGA
- the fabG gene encoding 3-oxoacyl-ACP reductase FabG — translation MVHYSVSKAVVTGGARGLGAAIAERLAREGLSVALLDVNEVGAKETAAAISEATGSEVVGFGCDVTDREDLRDVFRQAADALGGIDTLIGNAGITRDRMFHKLTDDDWDRVIAVNLTGVFDSLRAAAPWLRAEGPGRVVLISSVVAKTGNLGQMNYIAAKAGVIGLVRSAAVELARFGTTVNGIRPGFVESPMTAAMPQDAREALMTDNLLGRAGQPEDIAGGVAYLCSDDAAFVTGQVLDINGGSVF, via the coding sequence ATGGTGCACTACAGCGTGTCGAAGGCCGTCGTCACGGGCGGTGCCCGAGGGCTCGGGGCCGCGATCGCCGAGCGGCTCGCCCGCGAGGGCCTGAGCGTGGCGCTGCTCGACGTCAACGAGGTGGGCGCCAAGGAGACCGCCGCGGCGATCTCCGAGGCCACCGGGTCCGAGGTCGTGGGGTTCGGGTGCGACGTCACCGACCGCGAGGACCTGCGCGACGTCTTCCGCCAGGCCGCCGACGCGCTCGGCGGGATCGACACGCTCATCGGCAACGCCGGCATCACCCGCGACCGCATGTTCCACAAGCTCACGGACGACGACTGGGACCGCGTCATCGCCGTCAACCTCACCGGCGTCTTCGACAGCCTGCGCGCCGCCGCGCCGTGGCTGCGCGCCGAGGGGCCGGGTCGCGTCGTCCTCATCTCCTCCGTCGTCGCCAAGACCGGCAACCTCGGTCAGATGAACTACATCGCCGCGAAGGCCGGTGTCATCGGGCTGGTGCGCAGCGCCGCCGTCGAGCTCGCCCGCTTCGGCACCACGGTCAACGGCATCCGGCCCGGCTTCGTCGAGTCCCCCATGACCGCGGCCATGCCGCAGGACGCCCGCGAAGCCCTGATGACGGACAACCTCCTCGGCCGCGCGGGCCAGCCGGAGGACATCGCGGGCGGCGTCGCCTACCTGTGCAGCGACGACGCCGCCTTCGTGACCGGGCAGGTGCTCGACATCAACGGCGGGTCCGTCTTCTAG
- a CDS encoding beta-ketoacyl-ACP reductase has product MEGQVALVTGGVRGIGLAISDRLAARGVKVAAGYSRDAESAKRFCDAHPGSTIHQGNIGSNEDCERVVDEVLEQHGRLDILVNNAGITADKTVRKMTVDDWDRVVQVNLSGAFYLSRAILQHMLDRGSGRIINISSIIGESGNIGQANYSAAKAGLFGLTMSLAQETARKGITVNSVAPGYISTEMVAAVPKEALEKVVAKIPVGRLGEPTEVARVVEFLADPDSAFITGQVYSVNGGQYM; this is encoded by the coding sequence ATGGAGGGCCAGGTGGCCCTGGTCACGGGCGGCGTGCGCGGCATCGGGCTGGCGATCAGCGACCGGCTGGCCGCGCGAGGGGTGAAGGTCGCCGCCGGGTACTCGCGGGACGCCGAGTCCGCGAAGCGGTTCTGCGACGCCCATCCCGGCTCGACGATCCACCAGGGCAACATCGGCTCGAACGAGGACTGCGAGCGCGTCGTCGACGAGGTGCTCGAGCAGCACGGGCGCCTCGACATCCTCGTCAACAACGCCGGCATCACCGCCGACAAGACGGTGCGCAAGATGACGGTCGACGACTGGGACCGCGTGGTGCAGGTGAACCTGTCCGGCGCGTTCTACCTCTCCCGGGCGATCCTGCAGCACATGCTCGACCGCGGCAGCGGCCGCATCATCAACATCAGCTCGATCATCGGCGAGTCCGGCAACATCGGGCAGGCCAACTACTCGGCGGCGAAGGCGGGCCTGTTCGGCCTGACGATGAGCCTGGCGCAGGAGACCGCCCGCAAGGGCATCACCGTGAACTCCGTCGCGCCCGGCTACATCAGCACCGAGATGGTCGCCGCGGTGCCCAAGGAGGCGCTGGAGAAGGTGGTCGCCAAGATCCCGGTGGGCCGCCTCGGCGAGCCCACCGAGGTCGCGCGCGTCGTCGAGTTCCTCGCGGACCCGGACTCCGCGTTCATCACGGGCCAGGTCTACTCGGTCAACGGAGGGCAGTACATGTGA